The region caataggagctacagtcccagtacagtacaacagtctgttacaataggagctacagtcccagtacagtagaccagtctgttacaataggagctacagtcccagtacagtagaccagtcctgttacaataggagctacagtcccagtacagtagaacagtcctgttacaataggagctacagtcccagtacagtacaaaatcCATATTATTAAAACCACATTACAAGCCATTACATGATATGCAAGCTCCAAGAAAGTGAAAGCTGTCACCTGAAAAATAGTAGACcaataaaagtaaattaaaaaataaattaatcaccaTTACAAGAAACTGGGGCCTTTATTCAGATGAAGAGCACACCTCCCCAGTCTCTGTCCCGTAACACTGAATGGGGAATACTGAGGGGAAAAGGGGGAGGAGTCAGTCGCCGCACTGCCCAATCACTGCAGACATGAAGCCCGAGAATGTAGAATGGTTCTGAGCCATCCTATTGGCTGCCAGGAAAAGCGGGGTGTGGCTTATCCACAGGCACATGGGTGTGCAGTGCGGGGCTATTGGCTGGCGGGGCGAGGGGGCGGGGGGTGTCTGGTGAGGTAATCCCGCAGTCGGGAGGGGTAGTCTGTCATCACTCCTGTGGCTCCGAGAGAGAAGGCTCTCTGGAAATCACTGTCCTCATTGCACACGAAGAGATGgacctgggagagagagagaggttgatAAACATGCAGAAGAGAGTAttgaagtattggctacacctaaaaaacagcgaccaaaattcctaccaccacaaagccctgctgagccaagagctgagcccaaaacagagccccctgagccagctggtcctgaggctcaccgacctgagccacaccgatactaaccagcctcaggacagcactgctagagcaccacaacccagactcaaccacatcacagcacagatcaaacagcaatatctcacacactgggacacacacacacaaacacaacataaactggaatgttacagaaccttaaacagacaatacacactagccgaatatctgaccaagataagaaacaacaaacagaaacagaccctgacgaagtacaggctcagtgaccacagcctggacacacacactggacacaggcagacctagctgtccagagaggacaggctcagtgaccacagcctggacacacacactggacacaggcagacctggctgtccagagagcacaggctcagagaccacagcctggacacacacacacaggatgcaggcagacctggctgtccagagaggacaggctcagtgaccacagcctggacacacacactggaaacAGACAGACCTggttgtccagagaggacaggctcagagaccacagcctggacacacacactggacacaggcagacctggctgtccagagaggacaggctcagtgaccacagcctggacacacacactggacacaggcagacctgtgtcagcggggagaaatagagacagaggtgcacttcctactgcactgtgacagatactctgggattagagaaacattcttcccgaaattcagaaatctaatcccagagttcccacacctgccagaatcacaacgggtcccaatcctactgggagagggaggagggaactcagttgatctggcagcccagtatgtgatctcctgtcccagcctgaggaacagtgagtctgtctcccaataatgctccagccgcctacactatatgtcaatattttataatatgtctttgttgtaaatgtctgtaacatgtctgtagattttattttacttctattttttgttttgttctatgttaattttattatttttatctgctttggcaacactgattgtacccatcggtcatgctaataaagcaccttgaattgaaatgaattgagagggagaggggttaatacagacacactgactggacactccagtacattaacactgcactgagagagagaggggttaatacagacacactgactggacactccagtacattaacactgcactgagagagagaggggggttcatacacacacactgactggacactccagtacattaacactgcactgagagagagaggggttaatacagacacactgactggacactccagtacattaacactgcactgagagagaggggttaatacagacacactgactggacactccagtacattaacactgcactgagagagagaggggttaatacagacacactgactggacactccagtacattaacactgcactgagagagagaggggttaatacacacacactgactggacaccccagtacattaacactgcactgagagagagaggggttaatacacacacactgactggacactccagtacattaacattgcactgagagagagaggggttaatacagacacactgactggacactccagtacattaacactgcactgagagagaggggggttaatacacacacactgactggacactccagtacattaacactgcactgagagagaggggttcatacagacacactgactggacactccagtacattaacactgcactgagagagaggggggttcatacagacacactgagagaggtTGAGAGAGGGTGATGAAGGTTTCGTACCTGGATGCCTCGTGCTGCCAGGTGTTTAAAAAGCTGTTTCTGCATTAAGACTCTGAAACGTAAAGATCGACAGTGATTGAAGGATCTATAGttagtcatcatcatcatcttcgtCAGCACCATTATCTTCATCATCGTCATCAAATTCATCACTGCcttcaccatcatcatcaccgTCACTGTCCTGACCATCATCCTCATCTTCATCACTGTCTTCACCATCATCATTACCGTCACTGTCTTCACCATCATCCTCATCATCGCCATCATCCTCATTGTCATGATCGTCATCGTCATCGTCATCATCAccataatcatcatcatcttcatcaccttcatcgtcatcatcatcttcatcgCTGTCATCACCATCCTCATCTTCATCACCATCATCCTCTTAATGATCATCGTCATCACTGTCATCACCATACTCTTCCTCACTGTCTTCACCATCATCTTCATCACCATCGTCACTGTCATCACCATCATCCTCATCTTCATCACTCTCTTCACCATCATCGTCACTGTCTTCACCATCATCCTCATCATCTCCATCGTCCTCATCATCATGATCGTCATCGTCATCCTCATCATCACCATAAacatcatcattttcatcacgtcatcgtcatcatcatcgtcatcgctgtcatcaccatcatcattatcatcattcTCATCATCACCGTCACTGTCATCACCATCATCctcatcatcatcttcatcaccgTCATTACCATCATCGTCGTTATCATCACCATCAGCATCATCGTCACTGTCATCGCAACTGTCCTCATGATCACCTTCATTGTCTTTACCATCATCGTCATCATCACCACTATcactatcatcatcatcatcgtcgCTCCCTGCCTCGGCAGTGAAGACTCACTCACTTGTCCAGCAGGGAGACGACGATTCTGTTGCGCAGGATCGGAGACTCCGGGATGAAGGTCCTGTCGGAgaaggggacagagagaggaagagagagactgAGTCCTCAGTcctcagagagggagaggaggcaggaggaAGGAGGTCGACACTCACCGGTTGATGATGCTGGGAATGTAGCCCTGCAGGAAGCTCTCGCCCACAGAGACGAAGGGCAGCAGACCAGAGTAGTAGAGCAGGAGGAGCTGGACCACACGGGGCACCGTGAAGGCAAAGGGCATGGAGGGGTtctacagagagcagagagattaACACAggccctaatacagaccccagagacactcctcacacagagagatgaacacagaccctaatacagaccccagagacactcctcacacagagagatgaacacagaccctaatacagacaccagagacactcctcacacagagagatgaagacagaccctaatacagaccccagagacacttctcacacagggagatgaacacagaccctaatacagaccccagagacactcctcacacagagagatgaacacagaccctaatacagaccccagagacactcctcacacagagagatgaacacagaccctaatacagaccccagagacactcctcacacagagagatgaacacagactccaatacagaccccagagacactcctcacacagagagatgaacacagaccctaatacagaccccagagacactcctcacacagagagatcaatacagaccctaatacagaccccagagacactcctcacacagagagatgaacacagaccctaatacagacccagagacactcctcacacagagagatgaacacagaccctaatacagacacCAGAGatactcctcacacagagagatgaacacagaccctaatacagaccccagagacactcctcacacagagagatgaacacagaccccagagacactcctcacacagggagatgaacacagaccctaatacagaccccagagacactcctcacacagggagatgaacacagaccctaatacagaccccagagacactcctcacacagagagatgaacacagaccctaatacagaccccagagacactcctcacacagagagatgaacacagaccctaatacagaccccagagacactcctcacacagagagatgaacacagaccccagagacactcctcacacagggagatgaacacagaccctaatacagaccccagagacactcctcacacagagagatgaacacagaccctaatacagaccccagagacactcctcacacagagagatgaacacagaccctaatacagaccccagagacactcctcacacagagagatgaacacagaccctaatacagaccccagagacactcctcacacagagagatgaacacaggccctaatacagaccccagagacactcctcacacagagagatgaacacagaccctaatacagaccccagagacactcctcacacagagagatgaacacagaccctaatacagaccctagagacactcctcacacagagagatgaacacagaccctaatacagaccccagagacactcctcacacagagagatgaacacagaccctaatacagaccccagagacactcctcacacagagagatcaaTACAGACCCTAAAACAGActccagagacactcctcacacagagagatgaacacagaccctaatacagaccccagagacactcctcacacagagagatgaacacagaccctaatacagacaccagagacactcctcacacagagagatgaagacagaccctaatacagaccccagagacactcctcacacagggagatgaacacagaccctaatacagaccccagagacactcctcacacagagagatgaacacagaccctaatacagaccccagagacactcctcacacagagagatgaacacagaccctaatacagaccccagagacactcctcacacagagagatgaacacaggccctaatacagaccccagagacactcctcacacagagagatgaacacagaccctaatacagaccccagagacactcctcacacagagagatgaacacagaccctaatacagaccccagagacactcctcacacagagagatgaacacagactccaatacagaccccagagacactcctcacacggagagatgaacacagaccctaatacagacccagagacactcctcacacagagagatgaacacagaccctaatacagacacCAGAGatactcctcacacagagagatgaacacagaccctaatacagacccaagagacactcctcacacagagagatgaacacagaccccagagacactcctcacacagggagatgaacacagaccctaatacagaccccagagacactcctcacacagggagatgaacacagaccctaatacagaccccagagacactcctcacacagagagatgaacacagaccctaatacagaccccagagacactcctcacacagagagatgaacacagaccctaatacagaccccagagacactcctcacacagagagatgaacacagaccctaatacagaccccagagacactcctcacacagagagatgaatacagaccctaatacagaccccagagacactcctcacacagagagatgaacacagaccctaatacagaccccagagacactcctcacacagagagatgaacacagaccccagagacactcctcacacagggagatgaacacagaccctaatacagaccccagagacactcctcacacagagagatgaacacagaccctaatacagaccccagagacactcctcacacagagagatgaacacagaccctaatacagaccccagagacactcctcacacagagagatgaacacagaccctaatacagaccccagagacactcctcacacagagagatgaacacaggccctaatacagaccccagagacactcctcacacagagagatgaacacagaccctaatacagaccccagagacactcctcacacagagagatgaacacagaccctaatacagaccctagagacactcctcacacagagagatgaacacagaccctaatacagaccccagagacactcctcacacagagagatgaa is a window of Lepisosteus oculatus isolate fLepOcu1 unplaced genomic scaffold, fLepOcu1.hap2 HAP2_SCAFFOLD_366, whole genome shotgun sequence DNA encoding:
- the LOC138227422 gene encoding uncharacterized protein — translated: VFTAEAGSDDDDDDSDSGDDDDDGKDNEGDHEDSCDDSDDDADGDDNDDDGNDGDEDDDEDDGDDSDGDDENDDNDDGDDSDDDDDDDDVMKMMMFMVMMRMTMTIMMMRTMEMMRMMVKTVTMMVKRVMKMRMMVMTVTMVMKMMVKTVRKSMVMTVMTMIIKRMMVMKMRMVMTAMKMMMTMKVMKMMMIMVMMTMTMTIMTMRMMAMMRMMVKTVTVMMMVKTVMKMRMMVRTVTVMMMVKAVM